The Gemmatimonas aurantiaca T-27 DNA segment GGCGGTGTGCCCTACTTCTTCTTGCGCAGCAATCCGCCCAGTCCCTGCTTGAGCGCATCTGAGGCCGAGCCCTTCTCTTCGGCCTTCTTGCCATCCTTGCCTTCGGCAGCCTTGGCGCTGTCCATCGACGCCGACATTTCGGCCATCATCTTGGACATGTCGACCACCTCGTAGCCCTTCGGAATCTCGAACATCGCCGCGTCGATCGCGCCCGTCTTGAGGTCGGTCACTTCCGCCGAGATCGTATCGGCCGTGACCTTGCCCTTCTTGTCGGTCTGCGTGGACCACGTGATGGTGCGCAGCGCGATGCCCGACTTGCCGTATTCCGCCGTGTACTTCTTCATCTCGGCGGCCAGCTCGGGATTGGTGGCCTTCACACCGGAGGCAAAAGACTTGGCCCACTGCTCCATGTCTTTGGCACCCAGATCCATACCCGTCGCGATCCACTGATCGCTGGAGTCGGCCGTGGTGATCTTCTGGTCGGGCATCATCATGGCCTTGAGTTCCATGGTGCTCGTGTACCAGGTGCGCACCTTGCGGGTCTTGTAGCCCAGAATGGCTTCACCGGCCCCCATGTCCTTGAAGCGGAAGGACGTGTTGCTCATGGTCATCTTGAGCATCGGGTTGTTCATGAGGGCGCCCATGCCGCTGCCGAAGCTTTCGGCGCTCATGATCATCGCCTTCTTGTCCTTCGGGTTCACCACCACGAAGCGACCAGCCTCGCCCTGTACGATGACGTAACCGTTCTTTTCGCCAAGCGGCGTGAGGCCTTCCGTGTAGTCCATGCGCACATTGCCGTTCTGCATGCGCACGGTGCTCAGCATGTTGCGCGACTCACGGGTGCGCTTGTCACTGCTGCTGGAAGTCACGCGATAGGTGAACGTGA contains these protein-coding regions:
- a CDS encoding DUF4412 domain-containing protein, which gives rise to MTLTLRTTAALLAGSVLLTGAKPLPKHTAPVAPAASGVTFTYRVTSSSSDKRTRESRNMLSTVRMQNGNVRMDYTEGLTPLGEKNGYVIVQGEAGRFVVVNPKDKKAMIMSAESFGSGMGALMNNPMLKMTMSNTSFRFKDMGAGEAILGYKTRKVRTWYTSTMELKAMMMPDQKITTADSSDQWIATGMDLGAKDMEQWAKSFASGVKATNPELAAEMKKYTAEYGKSGIALRTITWSTQTDKKGKVTADTISAEVTDLKTGAIDAAMFEIPKGYEVVDMSKMMAEMSASMDSAKAAEGKDGKKAEEKGSASDALKQGLGGLLRKKK